The following nucleotide sequence is from Streptomyces brevispora.
CGCACGCCATCGGGGACGTTTCACGGCCCCGATCACCTCATCGAGATCGTCGACCTGACCGACGGCGACGTACTCACGCACGGAGAAGGCGAACGATGACCACGCCACTGGCCGAAGTGCTCGACGGTCAGCACGCCGCTGAGCTCCGCAAGGCCGCCCGCGCCCTGCTGAAGCAGCCTCTTCTCCTCTCCCACGGCAAGCACGCGCAGGAGTTCCGGCTCGTGCGACGGCACGCCTCCGAACTCCGCGAGTGGTTCGACCGCAACACCGGCTGGCCGCTCCATGTGGACGCCGAGACCGCCCGGTTGCGCAAGATCCCCGGGGTGCTCCACGACTCCACACACCCCGCATGTGATGCGACCCGCGCCGCCGCCCCCTTCACCCGCCGCCGCTACGTCCTGCTCTGCCTGGCCCTCGCCGCCCTGGAGCGCGGCGAGGCGCAGATCGCTCTCGGCCGTCTCGCCGACCAGGTCGTCCTCGACGCCACCGATCCCGGGCTCGTCGCGTCGGGCATCCAGTTCACGCTCGACCGCCGGGACGAGCGCCTCGACCTCGCGGCCGTCGTGCGGCTCCTGCTCGGTCTCGGCGTGCTGCGCCGGGTCGCCGGAGACGAGGACGCATATGTGAACGGCGCGGGTGACGTGCTCTACGACGTGGAACGCCGGGCGCTGGCAGGACTGCTCGCGACGCGCCGCGGGCCCTCCACCGTGCAGGCCGAAGCCACCGCTGACCGGCTGGCGCAGCTCGTCGCCGAAACCGCCCTGGACAGCGACGACCTCCGCTTCCGCGCGATGCGGCAGACACTCACCCGCAGGCTGCTCGACGACCCGGTGCTCTACTACGACGAGCTGAGCGACGCCGAACTCAGCTACCTCACCAGGCAGCGGGGGTTCCTCACCGCCCGGGTGGCCGAGCTGACCGGTCTGGTGCCCGAGATCCGGGCCGAAGGCATCGCCATGGTCGATCCCGAGGACGACCTCACCGACGTACGGATGCCCGAGCAGGGCACCCACGGCCACATCACCCTGCTGCTCGCCGAGTACCTGGCCGGAGCGGGCAGACCGGTCACCACCGACCAGCTCGCCCGGCGGGTGCGGGAACTCGCCGCCGTGCACGGCACGTTCTGGGCCAAGGCCGCGCGGGAGCCGGGCACGGAGGCCGAGCTCGTCGAGCAGGCCGTCGCCCGGCTCGCCGCCCTCGGCCTGGTCTCCCGGACCGCCGACGGGGCCGAGCCCCGCCCCGCGCTGGCCCGTTACGCGGTCGGCGAACCGCTCGTACTCGAAGCCGGCAAAGTACGCCTGCCGGCACAGCGAAAGGCCCGCCAGGCGTGACCAACGCACTTCCCGAACCGCTCCGCACCCGCTGGCAGCCTCTGCGGATCGGGCTCGTCGACCTCTTCCACTACGACGTGGAGGAGTTCCACTTCCGTGACGGGCGTCTGCTGCTGCGAGGCAACAACGGCACCGGCAAATCCAAGGTGCTCGCGCTCACGCTGCCCTTCCTCCTCGACGGCGACCTGAGCCCGCGACGGGTGGAACCGGACGGTGATCCGGGGAAGCGGATGGAGTGGAACCTCCTGCTCGGCGGCGAGCACCCGCACACCGAACGCCTCGGCTACACCTGGATCGAGTTCGGCAGACTCGACGCGACCAGTGGGGAGAGCCACTTCCGTACGCTGCTGTGCGGACTGAAGGCGGTGAGCGGACGCGGGATCGCCCGGCACTGGTACGCGGTCACCGGGCAGCGCGTCCAGCACGGACCCGATACACCCGCGGAAGGGTTCCTCAGCCTGGTCGACGCCACCGGCACGGCCCTCTCGAGGGACCGTCTCGTCGAAGCCGTCACCGGCCACGGCATGGTGTACGACCAGGCCAGGACGTACCGCAGAGCCGTCGACGAGGCACTGTTCGGGCTCGGCGAGCAGCGCTACGGCGCCCTGGTCGACCTGCTCGTCCAGCTGCGTCAGCCCCAGCTGTCCAAGCGCCCCAACGAGGCAGCCCTGTCCCGCGCGCTCACCGAGGCCCTGCCACCGGTGGACCAGGCCGTCATCGCCGACGTGGCCGAGGCGTTCCGCTCGCTCGACGAGGAGAAGGCCGAACTGACGGCCGCCTCCGCGGCGGAGCGTGCCGCCGCCGACTTCCTGGAGCACTACCGGCGCTACGCCCGCATCGCCACCCGCCGCCGCGCCCGGCTGCCCCGCGCCGAGCACTCCCGCTACGAGCAACGCCAACGCGACCTCACCGAGGCGCAGGGACAACAGGCCAGGGCCGAGGAGGAGCGGCAGGCGGCAGCGGAGCTCACCGCCGTGCTGGAGGAACAGCACAACCGGCTCCGCGCCCAGGACGCCGCCCTGCGGGAGAGCCCCGAGATGCGCAGCGCCAGGAATCTCGACCAGGCACACCACGAGGTGGATCGCACGGCGCGCGCGGCAGAGCGTGCGCGGAGCGACCGGGAACAGGCGGTACGGCTGCACCACAAGGGCCTGGAGCGGCTCGGGGCAGCCGAGAACCGGCTGCGGGCGGCCGACCAGCACGCCAGGGAAACCTATCGGCAGGCGGGCGACGCGGCCGCCGCCGCCCGGGTCGTCCTGCCGGGCAACGACGGGCTGCACGGCGGACTGCCCAGCGGGCTGCCCAGCTGCCTGAACGACAGCCTGCACGACGGGCGCACCGTGAGTGAACTGCGCAGCTCCGTCGAGCAGTCCGTGGAGCGGGGCCGACGTGCGCTCACCCATGTGGTGGGCCTCGCCCGGATCGCCGCCCAGGCCTCGGAGGAACGGCGCAACCAGGCCGTCCGGCTGGACGAGGCCGATGCTGACCTGGCCGAGGCCGCGGCGGAGCTCGGCCTGGCCGAGCAGGACGTGGCGCACGCCGGACGGGCACTGCTGGACGCAGTTCGCACCCGCGCCCGTGGCTGGACCGAACTCGCCTATCCGGATGAGCCCGGTCTGCTGGACGAACTCCAGGAATGGGTGGACCGCCTCAACGGTCCCTACCCGGCGCGGGCCGAGGCCGCGCGCGCCCATAGCGCGGCCTCCGCGCGCCTGGCCGAGCAGACGGCCGGGGCCGCCCTGCGCCGGACCGAACTCACCGGACGGGCCGGCGGGCTGCGGCAGGAACTGGCCGCGCTGGAGGCCGGCGGGCGGCGTCCGCCGCAGCCGCCGCCCACCCGTACCGCCGGTCTGCGTGAACGGCTGACGGGCGCCCCCCTGTGGCGGCTGGTGGACTTCGAGGACGAGCTCTCCGAGAAGGAACGCGCCGGTCTTGAGGCCGCCTTGGAGGCGTCCGGGATGCTGGATGCCTGGGTGCTCCCCGACGGCGCGGTACTCACCGCCGACAGCCACGAGGTGCTGCTCGCCCCGGCCGCGGGCCCGGTCCGGGGCACGTCGCTCGCGCGGCTGCTGTGCCCGGCCGTGGACCACGGGGACGCCGGGGCCGCGGCGGTGGGCGAGGACACGGTGGCCCGGCTGCTCACCGCGATCGGCACCGGGCCGGAAGCCGATGAGCCGAGAGGTGAACGGAGTGGCGAACGGGGTGCTGAGCCGAGCGGTGAACGGAGTGGTGACCAGCGTGCTGAGCCGGCCGATGAGCTGGGTGGCGAAGCCGGAACCTGGGCGGCGGTCGACGGCCGTTTCCGGGTCGGCGCGCTGACGGGCCGCTGGACCAAGGCCTCCGCCGAGTACATCGGCGAGGGCGCGAGGGAGGCCGCACGGCGATCCCGTGTCGCAGCCATCCGTGCCGAACTCGGCCTGCTTCAGGGAGAACTGGCCACCATCGCGGAACTGGCCGCCACGGTGGCCGCCCGCCGGCGGGTCCTGGAGACCGAGGTGGCGGACGTACCGGACGAAGGTGCCCTTACTCGCGCGCACGCGCGAGTGGCGGTCGCCGCCGAGTCCCTGCACCGGACCGGTGAACGGCGTGAGGAGCGGGCCGCCGCACTGGTGGAGGCGGCTGAGCGGAGCGAGTCGGCCGCGGCCGATCTCACCCGGACCGCCGAGGACCTGCGCATGCCGGCCGACGAGGAAGGGCTGACCGCGGTGCGTGACGCGCTCGGCTCCCTCGCCGCCGTGCTGGCCGCCCTCTGGCCCGCCCTGCGTGAACGCGGCGAGGCCGGCGGACAGGCGGCGGACGAGCGTGCCGAGGCCGGGCAGGCCGCAGAGCGGGCCGCGGAGCTCACAGCACGCACCAAGGAGGCGGAGAGCGAGGCAGCAGCCGCCGACGAGCGCTTCAGCGCTCTGCGCTCCACGGTCGGCGCCGCCGTCGACGAACTCCAGCGCATGCTGGCACAGACCGCGGAAGCGCTGCGCACGTGCGAGAGCGAGCAGCGGGCCGGCCACCGGCGCCACGCCGAGGCGGACAGGGCGGCGGGCAAGGCCGAAGGCCGTATCGAGCAGTTGCACGAAGGGCTGAGAGAGGCGGCAGAGGCGCGTACGGAGGCCGTTGCCGCGCTCCAGCGGTTCACCGATACCGGGTTGATGGCCGTGGCGCTGCCCGGCATCGCGGTGCCCGCCGTGGACGGCGGCACGTGGGCCGCCACCCCTGCCATCACGCTGGCCCGCGCCGTCGACGCGGGACTGTCTGCCACCGACGACTCCGACAGCGCCTGGGAACGGGTACAGCGCCGGCTCAGTGAGGAGTTCAAGACCCTCCAGGACACGCTGTCCCGGCACGGGCACAGCGCTTCTGCCCGGATGGTGGAGGACGGCATGGTCGTCGACATCGTCTATCAGGGCCGCGAACGAGCCGTACCGGAACTGGCCGGGGCGCTGGCCGCCGAGGTCGGCGAACTGGCCCGCATCCTGTCCGCGCGGGAACGGGAGATCCTGGAGACCCATCTGGTCACCGAGGTCGCGGGGACGCTCCAGGAGCTGATCGGTGCGGCCGAGCGGCAGGTGCGGGACATGAACGTCGAGCTGGAGGAGCGGCCGACCTCCACCGGCATGCGGCTGAGGCTGGTGTGGCGGGCATCCCGCAAGGCTCCCGCCGGGCTCGCCCAGGCCAGGGACCGGCTGCGCCGGTCGGCCGACATCTGGACCGCCGAGGACCGCGCGGCCGTGGGCGAGTTCCTTCAGGAGCAGATCGCGCGTCAGCACACCGACGACGCCTCGGGCAGCTGGCTGGATCACCTCACCGCCGCACTCGACTACCGGACCTGGCACGAGTTCGGGGTCGAGCGGCACCAGCACGGCCGCTGGGTACCGGCCACGGGACCGGCGTCGGGCGGCGAGAGGGTGCTGGCCGTCTCGGTGCCGCTGTTCGCCGCCGCGTCCTCCCACTACGCGAGCGCGGGCAGCCCGTACGCACCGCGCCTGGTCACCCTCGACGAGGCGTTCGCCGGAGTGGACGACGACTCGCGCGCCAAGTGCCTCGGACTGCTGCACGCCTTCGACCTCGACGTCGTGATGACCAGCGAACGCGAGTGGGCCTGCTACCCCCAGGTGCCCGGCATCGCCATCGCCCAACTGTCCCGGATCGACGAGGTCGCGGCGGTGCTCGTCACCCGGTGGGAGTGGGATGGCACACGAAGGCGGCGCGGTCCGGACCCGGCGAGGCCCGAGCACTCGATTCCCGTACCCCGGGCCGAAGCGGCCGGTGGCGGACCGGACCCGCTGTGGAACTGACTCCCGAAGCGGCCGGCGGCGGACCGGACCCGCTGGAACCGACGCCCGTCACGGCCGTGACCGTCGATGACGTACGGCTGCGTAGACTCCTCGGCGACCCGGGACTCGGCTGGCTGGTCGACCGTGCGCGCCGACGCCTGGAGCGCGGGCAGCCGCTCACCGGACCGGTCTCGCTGAGTGCGGCCACCGCAGACCAACGAGCAGTCGCGGAAAGACTGTTGGGGCGTGCTCCGGGCGGTGGGCGGTCCTTGTCCGTGCGCCTCGACGCTGTGGACGACCTGTTGCGTCGCTCCGGAATCAGCCCAGCGGGGCTCGCCGCGGCAGTGGTCGCGCTCACCGGGCCGGTCACGCTCCTCGACCAGGCCCGGGCCGAGGAACAGCGGGCCTGGCGGGAGGCGTACGCTCCGCTCGACGCCCTGGCCGACGAGGTCCCCGCCCTCCAGGGCTGGGCCGAGCGGCTCCGGAGCGGCGGGCAGGTGCGGCGCCTCACAGGTGTGCCAACCGAGGCGGCCGATCTGCTCGGCCGCACCGCCACCGTCCTGCGCGCCCTCCCGGTCGAGCCACCGGTTTCGCTTCCCGCGTTCTCCTCCCGACTCCTCGGCAGCGCACACGCGTTGGACGAAGGAACCCCGCTCTGCACCCTCACTCTCTCCGGCGTCCGGGCACTGACGGGCTCTCCGGACGGAAGCGGCGCGCAGTGGCGACGCGAGGTATGGGCATCGGCGGGACTCCTGCGTGACGAGCTGTCCTCGACCGTGCTCGCCCTGAACCTGCGGGGCACACCTGCCCTGGACTGGATGGCCGACGCGGGCGAGCCCGCCGTACTGACCCTGCGGCAGCTGACCCGATGCCCGCCCCTCTCCGCGCCACCGACGGTCCGGATCTGCGAGAACCCGGCCGTACTCGCCGCGGCCGCCGACACGTACGGCGCTCACTGCGCACCCCTGGTCTGTCTCCAGGGGCAGCCGTCCGCCGCCGCCCTCGCCCTCCTGCGCCACCTCCACACGCACGGCGCCCGCTTCCGCTACCACGGGGACTTCGACTGGGGCGGCCTGCGTATCGCCGCCGCACTGCTGCGCCGGGTGCCCTGGAGCCCTTGGCGCTACACCGCGGCCGACTACCGCGCCGCGGTGCGCACGCTGCCCGCCGGCCCACCCCTCGCGGGGGCCCGGTGCGATGCTCCGTGGGACCCGGAACTTCCGGAGGCGCTGGAGCAGTCAGGTGTGCGGCTGGAGGAGGAGGCGGTGCTGAACGACCTGCTGTCCGATCTCGGACGAGGGAGGCCGACTTTGTCCATGTCTACGCCATGACGACGACCGTTGTCCGAGGTACCTGATTTCGTCATCGGTCATCAACGGTCATCCCGGCCGGTCAACCTCGGAGAGGGAGCCTCCATGCAGGCCAAAGAGACGGTCTTCGCCGACCTGATGCAGGGCCGGACCCAGCAGTTCCAGGTACCGCTCTACCAGCGCACGTACTCATGGTTGAGGCTCGAGTACCGCTGCATGATCATCGCTGGTGTCTCGGAGGGCCTGGTTCCCCGCTCGGCCGTGAATACCTGCGAGCGGACCGACCGGCTGCACCACCGGCGCGAACTGCGGTGTGCGCGCTCCTTGCTGTTCGTCGCGGCCACCAGAGCAAGGGACGCTCTCACCACTTCCTGACTTCCTGGCACGGTGAGCCCAGCCGGTCCCTTGATCCTCCGGGAGCATGGGCCCACTGATTCTGCCCCTGTGCGTCCGAATCCTCCAACCTGTCACGAAACGGCCTGCTCTGCCGGGAACCTCCGGCCCTCTCCGCCCCCGACGCCACCGCGCCCCCCACGCACCGCACGAATGCGGTTCGTAAGGGGCGCGGCGGCATGTGGTGGGGGAGGGGCGGCGGCGGGCCGGCCCGTTCCAGGAGGGAGCTTGCCCTCCTGCCCTCTTGCGCGCGTATGCGTACTCGTAGTTGCACGGCTGCCCGTCACGCGGGTGCGTGGCTCACCGGGTGGCGGTCGGGTCCGGGCCTCGTTGCTGGTTGATGTGGGCGGTGAGCAGGTGGGAGTCGAGCAGGGAGACGTCCGCCGTTCGGTCGGCCCGTGCGTAGCCGGCCAGCATGCGCTTGGTGAGGACCAGGGCCTCGGGCGAGCGGCGGACGAGCGGCCGAGTCCAGGCGCCGATGACCTCGTCCAGCCGGTCGAGCGGGGCGGTTTTGTGGAGGAGGCCGAGGCGGTGGGCGGTGTCCGCGTCGAAGACGTCGCAGGTGAGCATGAGTTCGCGGATTCTGGCGGCGCCGGCTTCGGAGACCAGGCGGCCCATCGCTCCTCCCCAGGCGGGTGGGAGCCCGATGCCGACCTCCGGCATCCGGAAGCGGCAGGTGTCCGCCCCCGCCCGCAGGTCGCAGAACGAGGCGAGTGCGAGCCCGGCACCGACGACCCGGCCGTGGAGCCGGGCGATCGTGACCGCCTGGGTGTTCTCCAGCGCCTGGCACAGGCGGTGGGCCTTGTCCGCGATGCGTCGCAGCCCGACGCCGGTCGGATCGGCGGCGAGCGCCTCCTGGTACTCGTTGCGGTCGGCGCCCAGGCAGAAGTCCGTGCCCAGTGACGACAGCGTCAGGATGCGGATGTCCGGGCGTTCGTGGAGGTCGTCGAGCAGGAGGAGGAGATCGTCGAGTACGGCGATGCCCAGTACGTCGTCCTGCTCCCAGGGATTGAGCCGGACATGGAGT
It contains:
- a CDS encoding TIGR02678 family protein — its product is MTTPLAEVLDGQHAAELRKAARALLKQPLLLSHGKHAQEFRLVRRHASELREWFDRNTGWPLHVDAETARLRKIPGVLHDSTHPACDATRAAAPFTRRRYVLLCLALAALERGEAQIALGRLADQVVLDATDPGLVASGIQFTLDRRDERLDLAAVVRLLLGLGVLRRVAGDEDAYVNGAGDVLYDVERRALAGLLATRRGPSTVQAEATADRLAQLVAETALDSDDLRFRAMRQTLTRRLLDDPVLYYDELSDAELSYLTRQRGFLTARVAELTGLVPEIRAEGIAMVDPEDDLTDVRMPEQGTHGHITLLLAEYLAGAGRPVTTDQLARRVRELAAVHGTFWAKAAREPGTEAELVEQAVARLAALGLVSRTADGAEPRPALARYAVGEPLVLEAGKVRLPAQRKARQA
- a CDS encoding TIGR02680 family protein yields the protein MTNALPEPLRTRWQPLRIGLVDLFHYDVEEFHFRDGRLLLRGNNGTGKSKVLALTLPFLLDGDLSPRRVEPDGDPGKRMEWNLLLGGEHPHTERLGYTWIEFGRLDATSGESHFRTLLCGLKAVSGRGIARHWYAVTGQRVQHGPDTPAEGFLSLVDATGTALSRDRLVEAVTGHGMVYDQARTYRRAVDEALFGLGEQRYGALVDLLVQLRQPQLSKRPNEAALSRALTEALPPVDQAVIADVAEAFRSLDEEKAELTAASAAERAAADFLEHYRRYARIATRRRARLPRAEHSRYEQRQRDLTEAQGQQARAEEERQAAAELTAVLEEQHNRLRAQDAALRESPEMRSARNLDQAHHEVDRTARAAERARSDREQAVRLHHKGLERLGAAENRLRAADQHARETYRQAGDAAAAARVVLPGNDGLHGGLPSGLPSCLNDSLHDGRTVSELRSSVEQSVERGRRALTHVVGLARIAAQASEERRNQAVRLDEADADLAEAAAELGLAEQDVAHAGRALLDAVRTRARGWTELAYPDEPGLLDELQEWVDRLNGPYPARAEAARAHSAASARLAEQTAGAALRRTELTGRAGGLRQELAALEAGGRRPPQPPPTRTAGLRERLTGAPLWRLVDFEDELSEKERAGLEAALEASGMLDAWVLPDGAVLTADSHEVLLAPAAGPVRGTSLARLLCPAVDHGDAGAAAVGEDTVARLLTAIGTGPEADEPRGERSGERGAEPSGERSGDQRAEPADELGGEAGTWAAVDGRFRVGALTGRWTKASAEYIGEGAREAARRSRVAAIRAELGLLQGELATIAELAATVAARRRVLETEVADVPDEGALTRAHARVAVAAESLHRTGERREERAAALVEAAERSESAAADLTRTAEDLRMPADEEGLTAVRDALGSLAAVLAALWPALRERGEAGGQAADERAEAGQAAERAAELTARTKEAESEAAAADERFSALRSTVGAAVDELQRMLAQTAEALRTCESEQRAGHRRHAEADRAAGKAEGRIEQLHEGLREAAEARTEAVAALQRFTDTGLMAVALPGIAVPAVDGGTWAATPAITLARAVDAGLSATDDSDSAWERVQRRLSEEFKTLQDTLSRHGHSASARMVEDGMVVDIVYQGRERAVPELAGALAAEVGELARILSAREREILETHLVTEVAGTLQELIGAAERQVRDMNVELEERPTSTGMRLRLVWRASRKAPAGLAQARDRLRRSADIWTAEDRAAVGEFLQEQIARQHTDDASGSWLDHLTAALDYRTWHEFGVERHQHGRWVPATGPASGGERVLAVSVPLFAAASSHYASAGSPYAPRLVTLDEAFAGVDDDSRAKCLGLLHAFDLDVVMTSEREWACYPQVPGIAIAQLSRIDEVAAVLVTRWEWDGTRRRRGPDPARPEHSIPVPRAEAAGGGPDPLWN
- a CDS encoding TIGR02679 family protein, which translates into the protein MELTPEAAGGGPDPLEPTPVTAVTVDDVRLRRLLGDPGLGWLVDRARRRLERGQPLTGPVSLSAATADQRAVAERLLGRAPGGGRSLSVRLDAVDDLLRRSGISPAGLAAAVVALTGPVTLLDQARAEEQRAWREAYAPLDALADEVPALQGWAERLRSGGQVRRLTGVPTEAADLLGRTATVLRALPVEPPVSLPAFSSRLLGSAHALDEGTPLCTLTLSGVRALTGSPDGSGAQWRREVWASAGLLRDELSSTVLALNLRGTPALDWMADAGEPAVLTLRQLTRCPPLSAPPTVRICENPAVLAAAADTYGAHCAPLVCLQGQPSAAALALLRHLHTHGARFRYHGDFDWGGLRIAAALLRRVPWSPWRYTAADYRAAVRTLPAGPPLAGARCDAPWDPELPEALEQSGVRLEEEAVLNDLLSDLGRGRPTLSMSTP
- a CDS encoding enoyl-CoA hydratase/isomerase family protein, encoding MTETTGTLPRPSRKAIGIEQDGPVLHVRLNPWEQDDVLGIAVLDDLLLLLDDLHERPDIRILTLSSLGTDFCLGADRNEYQEALAADPTGVGLRRIADKAHRLCQALENTQAVTIARLHGRVVGAGLALASFCDLRAGADTCRFRMPEVGIGLPPAWGGAMGRLVSEAGAARIRELMLTCDVFDADTAHRLGLLHKTAPLDRLDEVIGAWTRPLVRRSPEALVLTKRMLAGYARADRTADVSLLDSHLLTAHINQQRGPDPTATR